One region of Microbacterium sp. M28 genomic DNA includes:
- a CDS encoding LacI family DNA-binding transcriptional regulator: protein MHRRSSALESEELGGGQPMVVTSRDVARLAGVSQPTVSRALRDDPRVSAETKVRVREAAQVLGYVPSEAGRALSSGRTRRIGLLLTDLDNQFYSHIIAPAHRELERLGYQLMLHTESADNDTIAERLTANGLDGVILATMTMDSVAPVRLKDRGLPFVYFNRTGSLVDADAAVVDPAPGYREAVATAAEHGHRRVGAVLGPSNTSTAQVRERALTDALREHGIALDESAIRRGVYSAAAGEAGASELLQGPDRPTLLFCGNDVVAYGALNAAHRAGLRVPEDLSIVGFDDLPEASWPIIDLATVGYDIGGMAAAAADLMVRRIEAPDAPLERTRFASAFVARRSLAEAPAS, encoded by the coding sequence ATGCACAGACGGTCAAGCGCACTAGAATCCGAAGAGCTCGGAGGGGGACAGCCAATGGTGGTTACCAGTAGGGACGTCGCGCGGCTGGCCGGCGTTTCGCAGCCAACAGTGTCGCGTGCGCTGCGGGATGATCCGCGGGTCTCCGCCGAGACGAAGGTCAGGGTCCGCGAAGCCGCGCAGGTGCTGGGATACGTCCCCAGTGAAGCCGGCCGAGCACTGTCCTCCGGACGCACGCGCCGGATCGGACTGCTGCTGACCGACCTCGACAACCAGTTCTATTCGCACATCATCGCCCCGGCCCATCGCGAGCTCGAGCGTCTCGGCTACCAGCTCATGCTGCACACCGAGTCGGCAGACAACGACACGATCGCGGAGCGCCTCACCGCCAACGGCCTGGATGGCGTCATTCTCGCGACGATGACGATGGATTCGGTCGCGCCCGTGCGGCTCAAGGACCGCGGACTGCCGTTCGTCTACTTCAACCGGACCGGCTCGCTCGTCGACGCCGATGCGGCCGTCGTCGACCCCGCTCCCGGCTACCGAGAGGCCGTCGCCACCGCCGCGGAACACGGTCACCGTCGGGTCGGCGCCGTGCTCGGGCCGAGCAACACCAGCACGGCGCAGGTCCGCGAGCGCGCGCTGACCGACGCCCTCCGCGAGCACGGCATCGCCCTCGATGAGTCGGCGATCCGACGCGGTGTCTACAGCGCCGCGGCCGGCGAGGCCGGCGCGAGCGAGCTGCTGCAGGGACCCGATCGCCCGACGCTGCTGTTCTGCGGCAACGACGTCGTCGCCTACGGGGCGCTCAACGCCGCGCATCGCGCGGGTCTGCGGGTTCCGGAGGACCTCTCGATCGTCGGGTTCGACGACCTGCCCGAGGCATCCTGGCCGATCATCGATCTGGCCACGGTCGGCTACGACATCGGGGGGATGGCGGCCGCCGCGGCCGACCTGATGGTGCGCAGGATCGAGGCTCCGGATGCTCCGCTCGAGCGCACCCGATTCGCCTCGGCGTTCGTCGCGCGACGCAGTCTCGCGGAGGCGCCCGCCTCCTGA